AACAATAAGATTTGTTCTAATTTGTATAGAAATTATCACTCAGAAAATGTATAATTCATCCACAAGACAAGAAACGCTGAGCCCATCTGCAATGATGATAAAATGGCCACACCAGGAGCTGTACCGCGGATGTTTATAGTGTCGATGAAGTATGCGGGTATCAGACAGATTGAAAGTGTTGTAGTACATTGATTGATTTTATCCCACACTTTCAGAGCATAAGAACTTCTCTCTGGACACTAACCCAGGCCTTCAAGCCCGGACTTTTATATTTCGCCAATTCATGGCTTCCCCGGAGTTTAAGCGCTTATAAAAGTAAAAAAGTAGTCCGTCCCTTTTCGAAAAAAACTCACCTGACGGCACCTGGAGGCTATAATAAAGCATGCCGTCTCGCCGTAGCGCTTCGCCCACCACAGAGGGAGGCGTTACGGGGGGTTTTGCAAACCCCCGTTAAGGTGGGGAGTGGACCAATTCACCTGTCCGCAGGTGAGCTGGGACCGGGGGAGGATATCCGATTCACAATCGGATTCCTCCCCCTTCTTAATCATTCCTGTCTTAAGAATTCCCTGTTCTTTACCTTCCGTTTGACTTCCATTATTTATCATTAATTGAATTGTGATTTCCCTTCTGAACAACTATTTTAAAGCAATGTTTCAATCTCTTCTTCAGTTCGACTGCTGGCTCTTTGTCCTGATAAACTTCCACAACAGCCCTGCTTTCGACTGGGTTTTCTGGACTATAACACAACTTGGTAACGGATGGGTCGTGGCACCGCTGCTGATCGGGATAATCTGTATAAAGACTCCTAAAAACCAGCTTAAAAAAGTGCTTATATGCGGGGTACTGAGCATGAGCGTGAGCGGGATTATAAACACCCAGATTAAGCTTCTGGTAAAGAGACCCCGTCCGGTATGCTTCTTTTATAACAATTCCTGTAACAGGCCTTCAACTGAATCTATTCCAAGTGACATTCCGCGTGATGAACTGATCGACTCATCAAAAGTTCATGTATTCGGAAAAGTCCGGCTCCGCAACTCTTTCCCGTCAGGACATACAAATACTGCTTTTTCCGCTGCCACACTGTTAATTTATCTGTACGGAGGACTCTTCTGGATCTCCCTTGTGCCGGCTTTTCTGGTTGCCTACTCGAGGGTGTACCTGGGGGTTCATTTTCCGCTCGATACCGTTGTCGGAGCAATGCTGGGAGTGGTTATTGTAATTTCAATTCTTTATGCCTGCAGGGTAAAGCGAGAATTTCCGGGAGTAAAGTATGATTAATGGTAAAAAGGTGATAGTTGTTCTCCCTGCCTACAATGCTGAAAGTACGCTTGAGGCTACCTATATGGAGATCCCGACTGATATAGTCGATGATATAATACTGGTTGATGATGCCAGCAAGGATAACACAGTCGAAATAGCACAGACTCTGGGGATAAAAAACATCATCATACACAAGAAAAACCGGGGGTACGGAGGAAACCAGAAGACCTGCTATGATAAAGCGCTCTCTCTTGGCGCCGACATAGTGATAATGCTTCATCCGGACTACCAGTACACCCCGAAGCTTATCACCGCCATAGCCAGTATTATAGGAAGCGGGTTATATCAGGTAGTTTTCGGTTCGAGAATTCTTGGCAAGGGAGCGATACGGGGAGGGATGCCCCGTTACAAATACATCGCCAACCGTCTCCTGACACTCACCCAGAATCTGCTGATGAATCAGAAGCTTTCGGAATACCACACCGGGTACAGGGCGTTTTCAAGAGAGGTTCTAAGCAGGATCAATTATCAATGCAACAGCGATGATTTTGTGTTTGACAACGAGATGATTTCCCAGATTTTCTATGCAGGATACGACATCGCAGAGGTAACTTGTCCCACAAAGTATTTCAGCGATGCCTCATCGATAAATCTCCCCAGGAGCATAAAATACGGGATGGGAGTGCTGAGAGTGACAGCCGAGTATCTGCTTCAGAAGCACAAAATTATAAATCTTCAGAGATACCGTCTTTACTCAGTGACCTGAGCCTGTTGAGGCGGATCGCGCCTGTAGTAAACGAATCCGTATTCCTCTTTTAGTTTTGTCAAGCCATACTCAGGTGCACTGTATTTTTTCTCCTGAGTGATTCTCCCCACAAAATAAACCGGTTTGTCAATATCACCTTTGAGGAGCCATTCCCGATCGTGACTTTTGGGGTTTGCACACATACTTTTCTTTCCGTAGTAAAGATCAGCGTAGCTTTTGAATAGCGATCTTACGTAGACATCGCCGGATGAGTGCTCCTTGTAAAAATCCACCGGCCCTCTCTGGGTGTACTCCTCTATTTTTGGTGTAAAGACTATCATGAAAGCCTCACAGCACAGGGCACAGGAGACAAGCAGCGAAGCAAAACCTTTCAGGAAATTCCTGCGGCTGATAAGAACAAAGGATACGATTAGTGCTGCGAAAAACAGCACACCTACAAGAAATTCAAATCCGCTCCACTGAACCGGCCTCTGAAGACAGGCAACGGCGAATCTGTCTTTGATTATTGGTGTTATTCAGTCTTTATTTATTATAAGTACAGGGAAAACCGCAATTGCGGCAGCGGTTACAGTGGAGAAAGCGATAAGAGACCTGTTAAGCCATTTTCCCCAGGGAAGAGCCCCTTTTAATACACCGTACATGGTAAGAGCGGAAAGGTAGGTTACAGGAAACCAGGCCAGTGAGGAATACAGGACAGTTTTTGTTTTTACAATAGAGAAAGTTATCAGAACCACCCAGAAAAGGATAATCATTATCCGGTTGTAGAGTCTCTGGGATAAAACCGGCTCATGCCTTTTTGTAAAGGATCTGATAGCCATGAACGAGGCCGGGAAGCATCCGAAGAGTATTACCAGGAAATGGAAATAGAATGGCCTTCCATGCCCGGCATCACCGGTACTGAAAAGCCTGATCTGGTACCGCAGGAACTCCCTGATAAACCATGTGCCGTGAAATATTGTCTCTATCCCGTAGAAAACGGCAGCCGTAAAGCACATCGTCCCCATAAACAGGATAACCTCACCGAGGGAAAACTCTTTACGGAATCTCTGAAGAGCCCAGTAGATAAATATTGTAAATGCTATCATCAGAAAGGCGACCGGTCCCTTTGACAGAACGGCAAGACCGCTCAGCACTCCAGCGGTTCCAAACATCAGGAGCCGCCGCTTAATTTCCGATGATAATAACCCGGAGGTTATAAGTGTGATTGACAGGAAAATGAAGAGATTGAAAACAGGGTCGATTATTCCTGATTTGAAAAAAAAGTGCGGGAGAAATGATCCTGCGAAGGTAGCTGCCCACAGAAATCCGAAAGTCCTGTCGTAGAGCTTTTTCCCCACGATATATGCGACCAGAAGGGTCAGTATTCCGAAGATTGCGTTTACAAAACGGGCGGCAAATTCGTTTACTCCCCACATTTTCATCGACATCACCTGAAGCCAGAAGAAAAGCGGGGGTTTTTCCCAGAAAGGCTGGTAGTCGATAGTGACCCTCATGTAGTCTCCGCTCTCTATCATCTCGCGTGATGCCTCGGCGAAATTGATCTCATCCCAGTCAAACAGATGCACCGCCCCCAGGAAGGGAAGAAAACAGATGGCACCAAGGAGGACCAAAAGAAAGCAGTTCCGGATATCTTTTTTATCCATTTTCATATCGACTCCTTTGAGTCCATGTTTTTTTGAATGTTGCAAATAAAATAGATTTCTGAGTACATTTTCACAATTATTGCCCCATAACATTCTGCCCCCCTAAATCCCTCAAAGGTGGACTTGAAGAGCGTTCGTACAAAAGCATTTCTTTTTTGTTGCCCACTATCCCCTGTCATGGTAAGAACACCCAACCATGTCATTTCGACGCATCCGCCCGGAGAAATTTTTTAATAATACATAATAGTAATGTCCGTTTAACCTCAGTGGAGCTGTGCTATTAATAGTAATCGAGAAGGAAACATCACGAGTAAGAACACCATTTACCGAGAACAATTATTGTATTAAGATATAATGCGGGGGAAGTCTCCCACCTGGCTTCAGCCCGCAGAAGACTGCGGTCTTCCGCCACCCCCTCTGTGTTGACATAGTGCAGTGCCCGACGGGAAACTATTACAAGTCAGGCAGGATTAGCTGGCTCCTTAATCTTTACTAGTGGAAGAAGAAACGATAATTGTATACCGGATTTTCACTTCGTTATTGGTGTTTGTAATCTAAATATAATAATCATCAATAAACTTCAGGATGCACTGTGCATACCATCATTTGTCGTACACTCATATTTTCGTACTTAGGCCATTTCCTCCCTCTTTCATTATTTTTTATTTTTCCCCTGAATTCCCCGGAGGAGCAAAGAGTGGTTTTCATAGTAATGGGAGTTTCCGGAAGCGGAAAGACGACTATCGGTAAAGCACTTGCCAGGGCATTGAATATTCCTTTCCACGATGCAGACAGTTATCATTCCAAAACCAATGTGGAAAAAATGAAGCGCGGGATACCGCTTACGGACAATGACCGCAGCCCCTGGCTTGAGACACTCTCATCAAATATCGAAAAATGGGAAAAAGAGGGTGGAGGGGTGCTTGCCTGTTCAGCGCTCAAAGCGGTTTACAGGAAGATTCTTGTCAGTAAAACCCAGGAACAGGTGACATTTATCTTTCTTCAGGGAACCAGGGATCGCATATCTGAGCGGATGAGAAACAGGAAAGGGCATTTCATGCCGGAAACTCTCCTTGACAGTCAGTTTTCGGTTCTCGAACCTCCCAAAGATGCGATCACTGTGTCAGTTGAGAATACTCCGGAGAAAATTCTTGAGGAGATTCTGTTAAAGCTGCACTATAAATAACAGGCTGGTTTGCTATCTTTTGTTAAGCACTCGTAATGAGAAATTTGTGGGAATAAAAACTCTTGTCTGCTTTAAATTTACCTTACACTATCTGAACAGATTGTACTTAAAAATACAGTACAGTGCCCGTAAACCATCTTTCCATCCGATCTTTTTCCCCTCCTCATAGGTACGTCCAAAATAGGTGATCCCGACCTCATAGATTCTTATACCCCTGATTCTTGAGATTTTGGCGGTAATCTCCGGTTCAAAACCGAAACGATTCTCTTTGATAGTGACCTGCTGAAGCACAGAGCGACGAAAAGCCTTGTATCCGGTTTCCATATCCGTAAGATTCAGGTTGGTAAACATGTTTGACAGTTGCGTGAGAAACCTGTTTCCTACCGAATGCCAGTAGTAAAGAACCCTGTGGGGCCCGGTAGAGACAAATCTCGATCCGTAAACAACATCAGCATGGTTTTCGATAAGAGGCTGCAGAAGATGCTGGTATTCCCGCGGATGATACTCCAGGTCGGCATCCTGGATTATCACAAAATCCCCTTTTGCCTCTTTTATTCCGGTACGGAGCGCTGCCCCCTTCCCTATGTTCACATCGTGCCTGAATATCCGTACATTTTCACATCCGAGATTCTGCACAATATCAGATGTCCCGTCACTGGAACCATCATCGACAACAATAATCTCTTTCTCGATGCCGTGCTGAAGCGGGGTCTCCTGTACCCGGGAGATTACACTGCTGATAGTGTTCTTTTCATTGTATACCGGAATTATGACACTCAATAACACTGTATCACTGGTCCTCGTTGAAGAATCAACTGCCGGGAATGCAGTTTACCGCACAGCCTGATTTTTAAATTATATCAGGCGGGGTCTGTGGAATCAACATGGAAGAATTGTGAAGGTGGTGATGAACGACAAAACGAGAACACGACAAAACGAGAACCTTCAGCGGGATTTTTTGTGCTCACAGAGTGCAGTTGAAATGAGCCCGTACATAGTCTTATCAAAACCTTACCATCCAGCTCTGTACTCAAAATAGTACAGAAAAAATCAGCAAATTCAACTATTCCTTCTTCCTGCATCCCTTTTACCTTATACTATAAAATGGAATAACAGCATCTTAATGCAATTTGACCAGTACACGGCAGGAGCTTCTTTATGAGTCAGACAGCTTGTTTTCAGAGGTTTTTTCTCTGTATCTGTTTAACATCGATCTTTCTTCCAGGAGTCTCCTCAGCCTACACTCCCCCATCATCTGTACTCTCCGCTCTGGACAA
This region of Fibrobacter sp. genomic DNA includes:
- a CDS encoding phosphatase PAP2 family protein, yielding MFQSLLQFDCWLFVLINFHNSPAFDWVFWTITQLGNGWVVAPLLIGIICIKTPKNQLKKVLICGVLSMSVSGIINTQIKLLVKRPRPVCFFYNNSCNRPSTESIPSDIPRDELIDSSKVHVFGKVRLRNSFPSGHTNTAFSAATLLIYLYGGLFWISLVPAFLVAYSRVYLGVHFPLDTVVGAMLGVVIVISILYACRVKREFPGVKYD
- a CDS encoding gluconokinase — encoded protein: MVFIVMGVSGSGKTTIGKALARALNIPFHDADSYHSKTNVEKMKRGIPLTDNDRSPWLETLSSNIEKWEKEGGGVLACSALKAVYRKILVSKTQEQVTFIFLQGTRDRISERMRNRKGHFMPETLLDSQFSVLEPPKDAITVSVENTPEKILEEILLKLHYK
- a CDS encoding glycosyltransferase family 2 protein → MINGKKVIVVLPAYNAESTLEATYMEIPTDIVDDIILVDDASKDNTVEIAQTLGIKNIIIHKKNRGYGGNQKTCYDKALSLGADIVIMLHPDYQYTPKLITAIASIIGSGLYQVVFGSRILGKGAIRGGMPRYKYIANRLLTLTQNLLMNQKLSEYHTGYRAFSREVLSRINYQCNSDDFVFDNEMISQIFYAGYDIAEVTCPTKYFSDASSINLPRSIKYGMGVLRVTAEYLLQKHKIINLQRYRLYSVT
- a CDS encoding phospholipid carrier-dependent glycosyltransferase, whose amino-acid sequence is MKMDKKDIRNCFLLVLLGAICFLPFLGAVHLFDWDEINFAEASREMIESGDYMRVTIDYQPFWEKPPLFFWLQVMSMKMWGVNEFAARFVNAIFGILTLLVAYIVGKKLYDRTFGFLWAATFAGSFLPHFFFKSGIIDPVFNLFIFLSITLITSGLLSSEIKRRLLMFGTAGVLSGLAVLSKGPVAFLMIAFTIFIYWALQRFRKEFSLGEVILFMGTMCFTAAVFYGIETIFHGTWFIREFLRYQIRLFSTGDAGHGRPFYFHFLVILFGCFPASFMAIRSFTKRHEPVLSQRLYNRIMIILFWVVLITFSIVKTKTVLYSSLAWFPVTYLSALTMYGVLKGALPWGKWLNRSLIAFSTVTAAAIAVFPVLIINKD
- a CDS encoding glycosyltransferase family 2 protein; translation: MLLSVIIPVYNEKNTISSVISRVQETPLQHGIEKEIIVVDDGSSDGTSDIVQNLGCENVRIFRHDVNIGKGAALRTGIKEAKGDFVIIQDADLEYHPREYQHLLQPLIENHADVVYGSRFVSTGPHRVLYYWHSVGNRFLTQLSNMFTNLNLTDMETGYKAFRRSVLQQVTIKENRFGFEPEITAKISRIRGIRIYEVGITYFGRTYEEGKKIGWKDGLRALYCIFKYNLFR